One Lachnospiraceae bacterium C1.1 genomic region harbors:
- a CDS encoding flavodoxin: MGKTLVTYFSAEGTTAKVAKEYAEKTGSDIFEIKPEIPYSAADIRWVNPLARCNKEKIGKKDVPVVGKIENFADYDSIYIGFPIWYGSAPNVVNTFCKGYDWTGKRVFAFATSGGSGIGKTADKLRPYVNGAASVEAKLVHKADEI, from the coding sequence ATGGGAAAGACACTTGTAACTTATTTTAGTGCAGAAGGAACTACTGCTAAGGTAGCAAAAGAATATGCAGAAAAGACAGGTTCTGACATATTTGAAATTAAGCCTGAAATACCTTATTCAGCTGCTGATATCAGGTGGGTTAATCCTCTTGCAAGATGCAATAAGGAGAAAATCGGTAAAAAAGATGTACCGGTTGTTGGAAAAATTGAGAATTTTGCAGATTATGACAGCATTTATATAGGATTTCCTATTTGGTATGGTTCAGCACCTAATGTTGTTAATACATTCTGCAAGGGATACGACTGGACAGGAAAAAGAGTTTTTGCATTTGCAACTTCTGGTGGAAGCGGAATTGGAAAGACTGCTGATAAACTAAGACCTTATGTGAATGGAGCCGCATCCGTAGAGGCTAAATTGGTTCATAAGGCAGATGAAATATAA
- a CDS encoding fructosamine kinase family protein, translating to MELTYDEMKQIPVFSSLKEAVSFVCGTDTIIEKKQPVHGGDANDAYKLFTSNGTVLFLKANTLANADFFRAEAEGIAAIRATGRVRVPTIYARGEDCGFSFLLMEFIDSGKLQPDFWEKLGFNLASMHNADTAQYLSTGKYGFESDNYIGAGKQKNFPRNSWIEFYSECRLRPQLELAEEYFDSVTIKELDKLLNNLDRFLFEPEKPSLLHGDLWSGNFMSDEKGMPMLIDPAVYVGCNEADIAMTELFGGFDRRFYDAYFDEMDMVPGYEERRDLYNLYHLTNHLNLFGSSYLPEVLRIIEKYIL from the coding sequence ATGGAATTAACTTATGATGAAATGAAACAGATACCTGTATTCAGTTCGCTTAAAGAGGCGGTATCTTTCGTTTGTGGAACAGATACGATCATAGAAAAAAAGCAGCCTGTTCATGGTGGGGATGCTAATGATGCTTATAAGCTTTTTACGTCTAATGGAACTGTATTGTTTCTCAAAGCCAATACATTAGCGAATGCTGATTTCTTCAGAGCTGAAGCAGAGGGAATAGCTGCGATTAGAGCTACAGGCAGAGTCAGAGTTCCGACGATATATGCACGAGGGGAGGACTGCGGTTTTTCTTTCCTTCTCATGGAGTTCATTGACAGCGGAAAATTGCAGCCTGATTTTTGGGAGAAACTAGGATTCAATTTGGCATCCATGCACAATGCTGATACTGCTCAATACTTGAGCACTGGAAAATATGGCTTTGAGAGTGACAATTACATTGGAGCCGGTAAGCAGAAAAATTTTCCGAGGAACAGTTGGATTGAATTTTATTCAGAGTGCAGACTCCGTCCGCAGCTTGAACTGGCTGAAGAATATTTTGACAGTGTAACTATTAAGGAATTGGATAAGCTTCTGAATAATCTTGACAGATTTTTATTTGAGCCGGAAAAACCATCTCTTTTACATGGAGATTTATGGTCGGGAAATTTCATGTCTGATGAGAAGGGAATGCCGATGCTGATTGATCCTGCTGTGTACGTAGGGTGCAACGAAGCCGACATAGCCATGACAGAACTATTTGGTGGATTTGACAGAAGATTTTACGATGCTTATTTTGATGAAATGGATATGGTTCCGGGATATGAAGAACGGAGAGATCTTTACAATCTTTATCATCTGACAAACCATCTTAATTTGTTTGGAAGTTCATATTTGCCGGAGGTTTTGAGAATAATTGAAAAATATATTCTTTAG
- a CDS encoding phenylpyruvate tautomerase MIF-related protein — protein sequence MPFISTKTNVKISEEKETQLKERLGQAIAIIPGKSESWLMLAIEDEISMYFRGDNSEPVAFIEIKTFGSASADVYEKMTKELTKIYGDILGVAPDHMYIRYFGSDDWGWNGINL from the coding sequence ATGCCATTTATTTCTACAAAAACTAATGTAAAGATTTCAGAGGAGAAAGAAACACAGCTGAAGGAACGCTTAGGACAGGCAATTGCAATTATTCCTGGAAAAAGTGAAAGCTGGCTTATGCTTGCTATCGAAGATGAAATCTCTATGTATTTCAGAGGCGATAATTCAGAGCCTGTTGCTTTTATAGAGATAAAAACTTTTGGCAGTGCATCAGCTGATGTTTATGAAAAAATGACTAAAGAACTGACGAAAATTTACGGAGATATTCTTGGCGTAGCACCGGATCATATGTATATCCGTTATTTTGGCTCTGATGATTGGGGATGGAATGGAATTAACTTATGA
- a CDS encoding transposase — MLKSFKTEINPTSEQKVKINKTIGTCRYIYNFYLGHNKALHDKGEKFMTGKSFSIWLNNEYIPNNPDKSWIKEVYSKSVKKSIEDGCTAFTKFFKHQSGFPNFKKKGKSDVKMYFVRNNPKDCACERHRINIPTLGWVRIKEKGYIPTKKDGWKVKSGTVSIKAGKYYVSALVEISDTKIANKSKDGLGIDLGLKDLAICSNGKTYKNINKSARLKKLEKQLRREQRCLSRKYENLKKGESTQRANIQKQKLKVQKLHHKLDNIRTDYINKTIAEIVKTKPSYITIEDLNVSGMMKNRHLSKAVASQKFYEFRIKLKSKCDDNGIELRIVDRWYPSSKMCHCCGNIKKDLKLSDRVYRCGCGYVEDRDFNASLNLRDAVTYVIA; from the coding sequence TTGCTAAAGAGCTTCAAGACGGAAATAAATCCGACATCTGAGCAGAAAGTCAAGATTAACAAGACCATCGGCACTTGCAGATATATCTATAACTTTTATCTTGGTCACAACAAAGCTTTACATGATAAGGGCGAAAAATTTATGACAGGTAAAAGTTTTAGCATCTGGCTTAACAACGAATATATTCCCAATAATCCTGATAAATCATGGATCAAGGAAGTTTATTCAAAGTCTGTAAAGAAATCCATCGAGGACGGATGTACTGCTTTTACAAAGTTTTTCAAACATCAGAGTGGCTTTCCAAACTTCAAGAAGAAAGGGAAGTCTGATGTAAAAATGTACTTTGTCAGGAATAATCCTAAAGACTGCGCCTGTGAAAGACATAGAATCAATATTCCAACATTAGGCTGGGTTCGCATTAAAGAGAAAGGTTATATTCCAACAAAAAAAGATGGATGGAAAGTCAAAAGCGGTACTGTGTCTATTAAAGCTGGAAAATACTATGTATCTGCTCTTGTTGAAATTTCCGATACTAAGATCGCTAACAAAAGCAAAGATGGTCTTGGAATAGACTTAGGACTTAAAGACTTGGCGATATGTTCTAATGGTAAAACCTATAAAAACATCAATAAGTCAGCACGGTTAAAAAAGTTAGAAAAACAATTACGTAGAGAGCAAAGATGCCTCTCTCGTAAGTATGAAAACTTAAAGAAAGGAGAGTCTACTCAGAGAGCAAATATACAGAAACAAAAGCTCAAAGTACAGAAACTTCATCACAAATTGGATAATATCCGTACTGATTACATCAATAAAACAATAGCAGAGATAGTGAAAACCAAACCGTCTTATATAACTATTGAAGATTTAAACGTGTCAGGAATGATGAAAAACAGGCATCTTTCAAAGGCTGTTGCATCACAGAAGTTCTATGAGTTTAGGATTAAGCTAAAGTCTAAATGTGATGATAATGGCATTGAATTAAGGATAGTAGACAGATGGTATCCATCATCCAAGATGTGCCATTGCTGCGGAAACATCAAGAAAGATTTAAAACTTTCTGATAGGGTATATCGCTGCGGATGTGGCTATGTTGAGGATAGAGATTTTAATGCAAGTCTAAACCTAAGAGATGCTGTAACTTACGTAATTGCATAA
- a CDS encoding IS607 family transposase, with protein MHISNVTNYKPKDFAELLGVSVKTLQRWDREGTLKAYRTPTDRRYYTYDQYLQFKGINTVNDNRQIVIYARVSTRNQKDDLHNQVSFLRQFCNAKGIIVDKCIEDYGSGLNYNRKKWNELLNEVMERKIKTIIVTHKDRFIRFGYDWFEKFCMKFNTNIVVVNNEELSPQEELVQDIVSILHVFSCRLYGLRKYKNQIERDEEIAKELQDGNKSDI; from the coding sequence ATGCACATTTCTAATGTCACTAATTATAAACCAAAAGATTTTGCTGAATTATTAGGTGTTTCCGTCAAAACGTTACAGCGTTGGGACAGGGAAGGAACTCTAAAAGCATATCGTACTCCAACTGATAGGCGTTATTATACCTATGACCAATATCTTCAGTTTAAGGGTATAAATACCGTAAATGATAATCGTCAGATAGTTATTTATGCCAGAGTATCTACAAGAAATCAAAAAGATGACTTGCATAATCAAGTATCTTTTTTGCGACAGTTCTGCAATGCAAAAGGAATCATTGTAGACAAATGTATTGAAGATTATGGAAGTGGACTTAATTATAATCGCAAGAAATGGAATGAATTATTAAATGAGGTAATGGAACGAAAAATAAAAACTATTATAGTTACACACAAAGATAGGTTTATCAGATTTGGCTATGATTGGTTTGAAAAATTCTGCATGAAGTTCAATACAAACATAGTGGTAGTAAACAATGAAGAACTATCACCACAGGAAGAACTTGTACAGGATATTGTTTCGATCCTTCATGTGTTCTCTTGTAGGTTGTATGGGCTTCGTAAGTATAAAAATCAAATAGAAAGGGACGAGGAAATTGCTAAAGAGCTTCAAGACGGAAATAAATCCGACATCTGA
- a CDS encoding MBL fold metallo-hydrolase, with protein sequence MKIKAQAAANLVREIVTVEQRSYREIYGLEFDTIPAYNILKPFHPRSAGWVSYILRIDGKRIYIAGDTDLTKEAKEVRCDIALVPVGGTYTMDAKKAAELVNILRPEVAIPVHYGSVVGKPADGEAFAGLVDPTVKVELKIKF encoded by the coding sequence ATGAAAATCAAAGCTCAGGCAGCTGCGAATTTAGTACGTGAGATTGTAACTGTAGAGCAGCGAAGCTATCGTGAGATTTATGGCTTGGAGTTTGATACCATTCCGGCATACAACATTTTGAAGCCGTTCCATCCGAGAAGTGCAGGCTGGGTAAGCTATATCTTAAGGATAGATGGAAAGAGAATTTATATTGCAGGAGATACTGATCTGACCAAAGAGGCTAAGGAAGTGAGATGCGATATAGCGCTTGTTCCTGTTGGCGGTACATATACTATGGATGCAAAGAAAGCAGCAGAGCTTGTAAATATTCTTCGCCCGGAAGTTGCCATACCGGTTCACTATGGAAGCGTAGTTGGCAAGCCGGCTGATGGGGAGGCATTTGCAGGGCTTGTAGATCCAACTGTGAAGGTGGAGTTGAAGATAAAGTTTTGA
- a CDS encoding MBL fold metallo-hydrolase, whose translation MTTDNIEVFGQNSIRITAGDKKIYIDPFEMMEEPKDADFILITHDHYDHFFTG comes from the coding sequence ATGACAACAGATAATATCGAAGTATTTGGCCAGAACAGCATAAGGATAACTGCTGGTGATAAGAAGATTTATATTGATCCCTTTGAGATGATGGAAGAACCAAAGGATGCAGATTTCATACTGATCACGCATGACCATTACGACCATTTTTTCACCGGATGA
- a CDS encoding pyridoxamine 5'-phosphate oxidase family protein yields the protein MWEMDYDKAANHWIEKDRDSAKMEENELKAKIDAFMEGHNTCALATASADGVRCTPIEYNYSDGCFYFFSEGGLKFKGLKENKHVGIAIYEPYNGFANLKSLQIEGMASMIEPFSDEYLKIMAVKKIPVETMKKLPCPMNLIKVVPKIFDYLDSDLKKEGYGSRQHLER from the coding sequence ATGTGGGAAATGGATTATGATAAGGCGGCTAATCATTGGATTGAAAAAGACAGAGACTCTGCCAAAATGGAAGAAAATGAGTTGAAGGCAAAGATCGATGCGTTTATGGAAGGACACAATACCTGTGCCCTGGCAACGGCATCAGCCGATGGTGTAAGATGTACTCCGATTGAGTATAACTACTCAGATGGCTGTTTCTATTTTTTCTCAGAAGGTGGATTAAAATTCAAAGGACTTAAAGAAAACAAGCATGTCGGAATAGCAATATATGAACCATACAATGGTTTTGCAAATCTAAAAAGCTTGCAGATAGAAGGAATGGCAAGTATGATCGAGCCTTTCAGTGATGAATATCTGAAAATTATGGCTGTAAAGAAGATACCGGTTGAAACCATGAAAAAACTTCCGTGCCCTATGAATTTGATAAAAGTTGTTCCAAAGATCTTTGATTATCTTGATTCTGATCTGAAAAAAGAAGGTTATGGAAGCAGGCAGCATTTGGAAAGGTGA
- a CDS encoding ATP-dependent RecD-like DNA helicase yields the protein MTKIRCVVERITYQNPENGYSVLKCRVKNYDDLVPVVGNLLDANVGSVLLIDGSWKVDSKYGRQFVAENWEETLPATVYGMEKYLGSGLIKGVGPKFAKRIVQKFGTDTFDVIEERVDLLIEVEGIGNKRIKMIVDSWEKQKEVKNIMLFLQEHQVSASYAAKIYKQYGNKSIDVMKENPYKLADDIWGIGFKTTDQIAAKLGFGKESYVRLRSGLMYTLSELSNEGHVYAEKPQLIAKAEQLLEASAESVIMTMDDMIQKEELIIEKDISRTDDDGNRILAVYLPPFYYAEVGVANKLKKLNSSPAGDKLYKRLLEARKKSGNDSLSVDIEAIQKKTGMNYDDIQADAIRQAAMAKVMVLTGGPGTGKTTTTHGIISAYKAYGLKILLAAPTGRAAKRMTEATGMEAKTIHRLLETKPPEGYQRNEDNPLEGDVLIVDECSMIDIILMNSLLKAIPPTMRLIMVGDIDQLPSVGAGNVLRDIIESGAFPVVKLTRIFRQAQTSRIIMNAHRINEGKMPDISNGKNSDFFFMENEDAEASVPQIVELVKDKLPRYYKVVPTDIQVLTPMQRGVVGATNLNLALQEALNPTEEEIFMRGRGKVKMPKPCLRRSGFVFRSDDKVMQIKNNYDKEVFNGDIGIIASVNEEDRSLKVNFDNRVIEYDITELDELVHAYATTIHKAQGSEYPIVVMPVMMNHYIMLQRNLIYTGITRAKKVFVIVGTKKALSYAVRNVTVTKRNTLLKERLEG from the coding sequence GTGACAAAAATACGCTGCGTAGTTGAACGAATTACATATCAGAATCCTGAGAACGGATACTCCGTCCTCAAGTGCCGGGTGAAGAATTACGATGACCTTGTGCCCGTGGTTGGCAATCTTCTTGACGCCAATGTCGGCTCGGTGCTTCTTATAGATGGTAGTTGGAAGGTAGACTCCAAGTATGGCAGGCAGTTTGTGGCTGAGAACTGGGAAGAAACATTACCGGCTACTGTTTACGGAATGGAGAAGTATTTAGGATCAGGGCTTATTAAGGGAGTCGGACCGAAGTTTGCAAAGAGGATTGTGCAGAAATTCGGTACGGATACTTTTGATGTCATCGAGGAAAGAGTTGATTTGCTTATTGAGGTCGAAGGTATAGGAAATAAGCGGATAAAGATGATTGTTGATTCATGGGAGAAGCAGAAAGAAGTTAAGAATATCATGCTTTTCCTTCAGGAGCATCAGGTATCGGCTTCTTATGCCGCGAAGATTTACAAGCAATACGGCAACAAAAGCATCGACGTTATGAAAGAAAATCCATATAAGCTCGCGGATGATATATGGGGAATCGGATTTAAGACGACGGATCAGATTGCGGCAAAGCTGGGCTTTGGCAAAGAGTCTTATGTGAGGCTTCGAAGTGGTCTCATGTACACTCTATCAGAGCTTTCGAATGAAGGTCACGTTTATGCAGAGAAACCTCAGCTTATAGCCAAAGCAGAGCAGCTCCTTGAAGCTTCTGCTGAGTCTGTCATCATGACGATGGATGACATGATTCAGAAAGAGGAGCTGATCATAGAAAAAGATATTTCCAGGACGGACGATGACGGCAACAGGATACTTGCAGTATATTTGCCGCCTTTTTACTATGCGGAGGTCGGAGTTGCAAATAAGTTGAAGAAGCTTAATTCATCACCGGCGGGAGACAAGCTTTACAAGCGGCTTCTTGAAGCGAGGAAGAAGTCGGGGAATGACAGTCTTTCTGTAGATATTGAGGCAATTCAGAAAAAGACCGGTATGAACTATGATGATATACAGGCTGATGCGATAAGACAGGCGGCGATGGCGAAGGTCATGGTTCTTACGGGTGGTCCCGGTACGGGAAAGACCACTACCACTCATGGAATCATTTCTGCTTACAAGGCTTATGGATTGAAGATTCTCCTTGCGGCACCAACGGGAAGGGCTGCCAAGAGAATGACCGAGGCGACAGGAATGGAAGCCAAGACCATTCACAGACTCCTTGAAACCAAACCTCCGGAGGGCTATCAGCGTAATGAGGATAATCCTTTAGAGGGTGACGTGCTTATAGTAGATGAGTGTTCCATGATAGATATTATTCTGATGAATTCACTGCTTAAGGCTATACCGCCTACTATGAGGCTTATTATGGTTGGTGATATTGACCAGCTGCCTTCAGTCGGGGCAGGCAATGTGCTCAGGGACATTATTGAGTCTGGGGCTTTTCCGGTTGTTAAACTGACAAGGATTTTCAGACAAGCACAGACGAGCCGGATTATTATGAATGCCCACAGGATTAATGAGGGTAAGATGCCGGATATTAGTAACGGTAAGAATTCAGATTTCTTTTTTATGGAAAATGAGGATGCGGAGGCTTCTGTCCCGCAGATTGTTGAATTGGTGAAGGATAAGCTGCCGAGATATTATAAGGTTGTGCCTACGGATATTCAGGTATTAACGCCAATGCAGAGAGGCGTAGTGGGCGCGACCAATCTTAATCTTGCCTTGCAGGAGGCTCTTAATCCTACGGAAGAGGAAATCTTCATGAGAGGCAGAGGTAAAGTGAAGATGCCGAAGCCGTGCCTAAGACGAAGTGGTTTTGTTTTTCGTTCTGATGACAAGGTAATGCAGATTAAAAATAATTACGACAAGGAAGTATTTAACGGTGATATAGGAATTATCGCTTCTGTAAACGAAGAGGACAGGTCGCTGAAGGTCAACTTTGACAACAGGGTTATTGAGTATGATATCACGGAGCTCGACGAGCTGGTTCATGCTTATGCAACAACAATTCATAAGGCACAGGGATCAGAGTATCCTATTGTTGTAATGCCGGTGATGATGAATCACTATATCATGTTGCAGAGAAATCTTATATACACAGGCATAACAAGGGCGAAGAAGGTATTTGTGATTGTCGGTACTAAGAAAGCACTGTCCTATGCTGTAAGAAATGTTACTGTGACGAAGAGAAATACGCTGTTGAAGGAGCGATTGGAGGGATAA
- a CDS encoding macro domain-containing protein: MGISIRKISITDLRTDAVVNAANEGLWEGGGVCGVIFKKAGSKELTQVCEEIGGCETGGAVITPGFNLPAKYIIHAVGPRWSGGNKKEPELLYSAYMQSLKLAKENDCHSIGFPLISAGIFGYPLEQAWDVAIRACRDYMDSNPDHDIEIIFAVLDDRIMQIGSEILNQ, encoded by the coding sequence ATGGGTATTTCAATTAGGAAAATAAGTATAACCGATTTAAGGACGGATGCAGTCGTTAATGCTGCAAATGAAGGTCTCTGGGAAGGCGGCGGAGTTTGCGGTGTAATATTTAAGAAAGCAGGATCTAAGGAACTTACGCAAGTGTGTGAGGAGATTGGAGGCTGTGAGACTGGCGGTGCTGTTATTACTCCGGGATTTAACCTTCCAGCAAAATATATTATTCATGCGGTAGGACCGCGATGGAGCGGCGGTAATAAAAAAGAACCGGAGCTTTTATACAGTGCATATATGCAGTCATTGAAATTGGCAAAAGAAAATGACTGTCATTCCATAGGATTCCCACTGATTTCAGCGGGAATATTTGGATATCCGTTGGAACAGGCCTGGGATGTTGCAATCAGAGCCTGCAGGGACTATATGGATTCTAATCCGGATCATGATATTGAAATAATATTTGCAGTACTTGATGACAGAATTATGCAAATTGGAAGTGAGATACTAAATCAGTGA
- a CDS encoding metallophosphoesterase family protein, with protein sequence MSDADFVVYGHSHKYENRQDGEITYLNPGSCGLRRFTQPITFMLMTIESDGTYRIEKQDLSPILKKGSKYPPQKEMDKLIKNIVKDMDAGRTVEIISERNRVEKKLVEEILQIYTTHPGIDVDGILNRMKD encoded by the coding sequence CTGTCAGACGCTGATTTTGTTGTATATGGTCACTCTCACAAATATGAAAACCGGCAGGATGGAGAGATTACTTATCTGAACCCAGGAAGCTGCGGCCTAAGGAGGTTTACACAGCCGATAACCTTTATGCTGATGACAATAGAATCGGACGGCACATATCGGATAGAAAAACAGGACCTTTCTCCAATTCTGAAGAAAGGCTCGAAGTACCCGCCTCAGAAAGAAATGGACAAACTCATAAAGAATATTGTAAAGGATATGGATGCAGGCAGAACGGTAGAGATAATCTCTGAGCGTAACCGTGTTGAGAAGAAGTTGGTGGAAGAGATTTTGCAGATTTATACAACGCATCCCGGAATTGATGTGGATGGTATTTTGAATCGAATGAAGGATTGA